A single region of the Candidatus Thermoplasmatota archaeon genome encodes:
- a CDS encoding radical SAM protein: protein MYKEREARYPSLRVSEIFYSLQGEGLHQGLPTVFVRLAGCNLSCSWCDTLYARDFKSGKALTISDIIEEVKKSRCKYVCITGGEPLLQKPVRSLIHQLLRQGHQVDLETNGSVSLEKLPRDKRLFISMDIKCPSSKMEGKMLFSNIAKLRCTDQLKFVLADLNDYKYAKNIVKKYKPDCNIIFMPVYGIDPGFIAAQVLKDRLKARVLLQLHKIIWGEKKGV, encoded by the coding sequence ATGTACAAAGAAAGAGAAGCCAGATATCCAAGTTTGAGAGTAAGCGAAATTTTCTATTCTCTACAAGGTGAGGGCTTACATCAAGGTTTGCCAACAGTATTTGTTAGGCTCGCGGGCTGTAATCTTTCATGCTCGTGGTGCGATACATTATACGCAAGAGATTTTAAAAGCGGCAAAGCTCTTACAATTTCTGATATTATTGAGGAAGTAAAAAAAAGTCGTTGCAAATATGTTTGTATTACAGGCGGCGAGCCGCTATTACAAAAGCCTGTAAGATCTTTGATTCACCAGCTACTGAGACAAGGACATCAAGTTGACCTTGAGACTAACGGATCAGTTAGTTTAGAAAAACTACCTAGGGACAAGAGACTATTTATTTCAATGGATATCAAATGCCCTTCATCTAAAATGGAAGGAAAAATGCTGTTCTCCAATATTGCTAAACTGAGATGCACTGACCAGCTGAAGTTTGTACTAGCGGATTTAAACGATTACAAGTATGCTAAAAATATTGTTAAAAAATACAAGCCTGACTGCAATATTATCTTCATGCCAGTTTATGGTATAGACCCGGGCTTTATTGCTGCGCAAGTGCTTAAAGATAGATTAAAAGCTCGTGTGCTACTCCAACTCCATAAAATTATTTGGGGCGAGAAGAAAGGGGTATGA
- a CDS encoding replication factor C large subunit, whose protein sequence is MQWTEKYRPQTLKEVVGNDAAVKLLREWAEGWQAGKPEKNAVILVGAPGVGKTTCAYALANDYGWCAIELNASDTRNYEAIKRIAGIGASYETFTSQGEFISTKGGWRKLIILDEADNLFGKEDRGGMQAIVEVVRAARQPIVLIVNDYYELTRKSSAIKDLCLTIKFRAIQRDAIKSVLSRICKKEKIEIASEALTELAERANGDVRSAINDMQSVAEGRTKISLEDIDALGRRDPKETIFSGLTRIFKTTSLEKARATLQELEEPPDYIILWLDENLPLEYKEFLDLKEGYGMLSRADVFLGRITKRQYYGLWAYANDLTASIALAKQAPYRMFTKYQFPSWLYKMSRARTSRELEDNALAKLGKLCHISKAAARENILGWFKHLFKNQLEFAANMIVKLGLDSEETAWLLDEKPDSSKVKRLIESIEKKRAIKKEVTIKEYT, encoded by the coding sequence ATGCAATGGACTGAGAAATACAGACCCCAAACCTTAAAAGAAGTAGTAGGTAACGATGCTGCTGTAAAGCTCCTTAGAGAATGGGCTGAAGGCTGGCAAGCTGGTAAACCTGAAAAAAATGCAGTAATACTCGTAGGAGCTCCTGGGGTAGGAAAAACAACTTGCGCATATGCGCTAGCAAACGACTACGGTTGGTGCGCAATAGAGCTCAACGCTTCAGATACTAGGAATTACGAGGCAATAAAAAGAATTGCCGGTATTGGCGCTAGCTACGAGACTTTTACTTCGCAAGGCGAGTTCATTTCTACGAAAGGAGGCTGGAGAAAGCTGATAATACTTGACGAAGCTGATAATTTGTTTGGTAAAGAGGATAGAGGAGGTATGCAGGCAATTGTAGAAGTTGTAAGAGCAGCTCGTCAGCCTATTGTGCTTATTGTAAATGACTATTACGAGCTTACAAGAAAATCAAGCGCTATAAAGGATCTGTGCTTGACTATTAAATTTAGAGCGATTCAAAGGGACGCCATTAAATCGGTACTTAGCAGGATTTGTAAAAAAGAAAAAATAGAAATTGCCAGTGAAGCTCTTACAGAGCTTGCAGAACGAGCTAATGGTGACGTGCGCTCTGCAATAAACGATATGCAGTCTGTAGCTGAAGGGCGCACCAAAATCAGTCTTGAAGATATTGATGCACTCGGTAGAAGAGATCCTAAAGAGACTATTTTCAGTGGTTTAACAAGGATATTTAAAACCACAAGTTTAGAAAAAGCGCGAGCTACTCTTCAAGAGCTTGAAGAGCCTCCTGACTATATCATACTGTGGCTAGATGAAAATCTACCTTTAGAATATAAAGAGTTTTTAGATTTGAAAGAAGGTTATGGAATGCTATCTAGAGCTGATGTTTTTCTAGGCAGAATAACCAAGCGCCAGTATTATGGCTTATGGGCTTATGCAAATGACTTGACTGCCAGCATAGCACTTGCTAAGCAAGCGCCTTACAGAATGTTCACAAAATATCAATTTCCGTCATGGCTTTATAAGATGAGCAGAGCAAGAACTTCTCGTGAGCTTGAAGATAATGCACTTGCAAAGCTAGGTAAATTATGCCATATTTCTAAAGCTGCTGCACGAGAAAATATTTTGGGCTGGTTCAAACACCTTTTTAAAAATCAACTTGAATTTGCAGCTAATATGATTGTTAAATTAGGGCTTGATAGTGAAGAAACTGCATGGCTACTTGACGAAAAGCCTGATAGTAGCAAAGTAAAGCGTTTAATTGAAAGTATTGAAAAGAAGCGAGCTATCAAAAAAGAGGTTACAATCAAAGAATATACGTAA
- a CDS encoding right-handed parallel beta-helix repeat-containing protein produces the protein MTQRTLILIIACSIFSSLISPNASSLRENIPKVSELVIDTNITWENTYIELNENLIIAENGSLTLKNTTLKLNCTEIVHGEVVGVDGKYGIRVMGSLYIFNSTITSTSAVSKEGRFWFEVNKGANFSMRSSTLSKCGYNATGLTIGAEDVIIENCSFIENDWGLKFSNTKNCVLANSSIHSNCRGISIYQSTNITINSCDIKYCEGTGIWLESSSSNLIKNTKIAEGNEIGVRIRNSYNNTLLKCNIYSSSSGRTHGILIEYAGHNLIKSCKISEYSGAWDDILRYGIRAFNSYHNTITQNHFINNTAWDNGNNNWSMNYWSDYTATPYNISGGNNKDNDPALTSVFVWEITGEVRLVDKEEILSKSVIVKADGKFVLENVTLKLNCEFDGEYNIEAQQGSELYINNSTITSNTDYRYSFAVGKGAKLILNNVTLIMCGWSLENPGLVIEADNALLENCKISNNFIGVFLKNTLNNSIIACTISDSIHAGIFIESSPNTTIENCKFYNNAYGAWISNSLNTTISNSQFNSNSEAGLYVALPLAYKIVVANSTFYDNKYDMKLYSSVISNASYCQRIQFLTEHAELESYWELNIKVLWKANGIAVKEAEVSIYDKDNTLAFSGRTDEYGIVRATLKEYTEKRAGRVNSTPYRILVVKGLASTEVGDIKKVNDVVVELEYLAPPEKFELKIPLEVCVLFAIVLICIALILIIERKPKPKSKF, from the coding sequence ATGACCCAAAGAACATTGATTTTGATAATAGCATGCTCTATTTTTAGCTCTTTAATCAGCCCCAACGCATCAAGCTTAAGAGAGAACATTCCTAAAGTTTCAGAGCTGGTTATAGATACTAATATTACCTGGGAAAATACCTACATAGAGTTAAACGAGAACCTTATTATTGCTGAGAATGGCTCTTTAACTCTGAAAAATACAACTTTAAAATTAAACTGCACCGAAATTGTGCATGGAGAGGTGGTCGGCGTAGACGGTAAGTACGGTATTCGCGTTATGGGTTCTCTCTATATTTTTAACTCTACTATTACGAGTACTTCCGCTGTCTCTAAAGAAGGCAGGTTTTGGTTTGAAGTTAATAAAGGAGCGAATTTTAGTATGAGAAGTTCAACTTTGAGCAAATGCGGGTATAATGCTACAGGACTAACGATAGGGGCTGAAGATGTAATTATTGAGAACTGCAGTTTTATAGAAAACGATTGGGGATTAAAATTCAGCAATACCAAAAATTGCGTGCTAGCAAATAGCTCAATTCACTCAAACTGTCGTGGAATTAGTATTTATCAATCCACAAATATTACTATTAATAGCTGCGATATCAAGTACTGCGAGGGTACTGGCATTTGGCTAGAAAGCTCGTCTAGCAACTTAATCAAAAACACCAAAATAGCGGAAGGTAACGAAATAGGTGTAAGAATTAGAAATTCCTATAACAATACATTACTAAAATGCAATATTTACAGTAGTAGCAGTGGTCGCACTCATGGGATATTAATTGAGTACGCGGGGCACAATTTAATAAAGAGCTGTAAAATTTCAGAATATAGCGGTGCCTGGGATGACATACTGAGGTACGGCATAAGGGCTTTTAACTCTTATCACAATACAATAACTCAAAACCACTTTATTAACAATACTGCTTGGGACAACGGCAACAACAATTGGAGTATGAATTATTGGAGCGATTATACTGCTACACCATATAACATCTCAGGAGGTAATAATAAAGATAACGATCCAGCACTAACTTCTGTGTTTGTTTGGGAGATAACGGGAGAGGTTAGGTTGGTAGATAAAGAAGAAATTTTAAGCAAAAGTGTAATTGTAAAAGCCGATGGAAAATTTGTGTTAGAAAACGTAACCTTAAAATTAAACTGCGAATTCGATGGCGAATATAATATTGAAGCTCAGCAAGGCAGCGAGCTCTATATCAATAACTCAACAATTACTTCAAATACAGACTATCGTTATAGCTTTGCGGTAGGGAAAGGCGCTAAACTCATACTCAACAACGTTACTCTAATCATGTGCGGATGGAGTTTAGAGAATCCTGGGCTTGTAATAGAAGCTGATAACGCATTATTAGAAAATTGCAAAATTTCAAATAATTTTATAGGAGTATTTCTAAAAAATACTTTAAATAACAGTATAATTGCTTGCACGATTTCTGATAGTATTCATGCAGGCATCTTCATAGAATCTTCTCCAAACACTACAATCGAAAACTGTAAATTTTATAATAATGCTTATGGAGCTTGGATTTCTAACTCACTCAATACTACAATCTCAAACTCACAATTTAACTCAAACTCAGAAGCAGGGCTGTATGTAGCGTTACCACTGGCATATAAAATAGTAGTAGCAAATTCAACTTTTTACGATAACAAATATGATATGAAACTTTACTCTTCTGTGATTTCAAATGCTTCCTACTGCCAGAGAATTCAATTCCTTACCGAACATGCAGAACTTGAAAGTTATTGGGAGCTGAATATTAAGGTTTTATGGAAAGCTAATGGCATAGCTGTTAAAGAAGCTGAGGTGAGTATCTACGATAAAGATAACACTCTTGCATTCTCAGGACGAACTGATGAGTACGGCATTGTCAGAGCAACATTAAAGGAATACACTGAAAAAAGAGCTGGGCGAGTGAACTCCACGCCATATAGAATTCTCGTAGTAAAAGGTCTAGCCAGCACAGAAGTCGGAGATATAAAAAAAGTTAATGATGTCGTAGTAGAACTTGAGTATCTGGCTCCTCCAGAAAAATTCGAGCTTAAAATACCTCTAGAGGTCTGTGTATTGTTCGCAATCGTTTTAATATGTATTGCTTTAATACTCATAATTGAGCGAAAGCCTAAGCCTAAGAGCAAATTCTAA
- a CDS encoding phenylalanine--tRNA ligase beta subunit-related protein, whose product MKMRLNIDPALLNIFPDLEVIETEISEVTVKKADSTLEELKKEIIEKVKAFYSLETLKDAKVFRAYRDFFWRLKIDPTKTRPAGEALIRKILLGKEMPAINNVVDCYNLVSIQTGIAIAAFDSARLKGALNLRFARKGESFLGIGFESEDLLEGKEIVVSDDDKIIAIYPYRDSEHTKITFETKALLLIFCGVPGIELEQLIQAKDLCLSYVERYCK is encoded by the coding sequence ATGAAGATGAGGCTAAACATTGACCCTGCTTTACTAAATATTTTTCCGGATTTAGAAGTTATTGAAACTGAGATTTCAGAAGTAACAGTAAAAAAAGCAGATAGCACTCTTGAAGAGCTTAAAAAAGAAATTATAGAAAAAGTAAAAGCATTTTATAGTTTAGAAACGCTGAAAGATGCTAAAGTGTTCAGAGCATATCGCGACTTCTTCTGGCGATTGAAAATAGATCCTACGAAGACAAGGCCTGCTGGCGAAGCGCTCATTAGAAAGATATTGCTTGGCAAGGAAATGCCTGCGATAAATAATGTAGTGGATTGCTATAATTTAGTTTCTATACAAACTGGTATAGCTATTGCTGCATTTGACAGCGCTCGGCTAAAAGGCGCTTTGAATTTGAGATTTGCTAGAAAAGGCGAGAGTTTTTTAGGTATTGGATTTGAGAGCGAAGATTTGCTTGAAGGTAAAGAGATTGTTGTTAGCGATGACGATAAAATAATTGCAATTTATCCTTATCGCGATTCAGAGCATACTAAAATAACTTTTGAAACTAAGGCACTGTTGCTGATATTCTGTGGAGTGCCTGGTATTGAGCTTGAGCAGTTAATTCAAGCTAAAGATTTGTGCCTCAGTTATGTAGAAAGATACTGTAAATAA